The following proteins are encoded in a genomic region of Eriocheir sinensis breed Jianghai 21 chromosome 55, ASM2467909v1, whole genome shotgun sequence:
- the LOC126983985 gene encoding uncharacterized protein LOC126983985, with protein sequence MARRGDVCCMIIRCCVLLCCCPLRHGLGTPTHTSSTCLHHPSPADILQETVQEEDHEYDVKLLPADRQVSAFLQYDQTQRLVFPLAECGPITITVTPCDFPLSWTLTLRPHRCREERTPPPPRGKKIRAIVSSVGGRGAFHHRHRHNTITNVSYNSTKLLRRDGRNEFSSFRIWQQAASRPNDTTVPAGRLGVGAAAREEAVEEGQTQAAVVEEQYEGHEPRQFMRREAPAGLYVLQLHAGRGATHVHILVTCLWTPPSTTALVTATPAAHGRAITLHWPGGRSSGSGGYCLAVSEGRPFPSLCAARAALSHARHAEKWPRAILGCTDKPWYELPHAPRRALHVAVWEVGHAGPPLGTGLVPAMRSRRIPRLRPGALMRLTPSTVGTAVARFRVRRRGKRLHVIAVACGAKLRLKVMAPHGERLASATGNLGALHLAVKKRQTLPKVLVMRLITWPTGAASEVILTASYSARALSLPRLPRNARVRLRGITCTSATLRWSAARGSHAYCLLVKEDRSGKTWRTRPPRQCGWEAALKETNFAAKWCSEPTTAGRQERTLHALAPGTTYIATVLSRHPTTGRALSFTPARFTTLSPCPSAANTTTSPAASTTP encoded by the exons ATGGCTCGGAGGGGCGACGTGTGCTGTATGATAATCCGGTGCTGCGTCTTGCTCTGCTGCTGCCCCCTCCGCCACGGCCTcggcacccccacacacacctcctcgaCCTGCCTTCACCACCCGTCCCCCGCTGACATCCTACAGGAGACGGTGCAGGAGGAGGATCATGAGTACGACGTGAAGCTCCTGCCGGCGGATCGTCAGGTGTCGGCGTTCCTGCAGTATGACCAGACCCAAAG GTTGGTGTTCCCCCTGGCGGAGTGTggccccatcaccatcactgttacTCCCTGCGACTTCCCTCTGTCGTGGACGTTGACGCTGCGCCCCCACCGCTGCCGCGAGGAgaggacgccgccgccgccgcggggCAAAAAGATAAGAGCCATCGTTAGCTCAGTGGGTGGGCGCGGCGccttccaccaccgccaccgccacaacACAATAACAAATGTCTCTTATAACTCCACTAAGCTGCTGCGACGCGACGGGCGGAACGAATTTTCCTCTTTCAGAATCTGGCAGCAGGCGGCAAGCAGACCCAATGACACCACAGTCCCTGCGGGAAGGCTAGGCGTGGGGGCTGCAGcgcgggaggaggcggtggaggaggggcagacgcaggcggcggtggtggaggagcaGTACGAGGGGCACGAGCCGAGGCAGTTCATGCGGCGGGAGGCGCCCGCCGGCCTATACGTGCTGCAG CTGCACGCCGGGCGGGGCGCCACACACGTCCACATCCTCGTCACCTGCCTCTGGACGCCGCCGTCCACCACCGCGCTCGTCACCGCCACGCCCGCCGCTCACGGACGGGCCATCACCCTCCACTGGCCCGGCGGCAG gAGCAGCGGCAGCGGAGGCTACTGCTTGGCGGTGAGCGAAGGCcgccccttcccgtccctctgcGCTGCCCGCGCCGCCCTCTCCCACGCCCGCCACGCCGAGAAGTGGCCGCGGGCCATCCTGGGCTGCACCGACAAGCCGTGGTATGAGTTGCCACACGCGCCGCGCCGAGCCCTGCACGTGGCAGTGTGGGAGGTGGGTCACGCGGGGCCGCCCCTCGGCACGGGGCTGGTGCCCGCCATGCGTAGCAGGAGGATACCCCGCCTCAGGCCCGGCGCCCTCATGAGGCTGACGCCGTCGACGGTGGGCACGGCTGTGGCAAGGTTTCGTGTGCGTCGAAGAGGCAAACGGCTGCACGTGATCGCCGTGGCGTGCGGGGCTAAGCTTAGACTGAAGGTGATGGCGCCCCACGGAGAGCGGCTGGCCAGCGCCACGGGGAACCTGGGCGCCTTGCACTTAGCGGTGAAGAAACGTCAGACTCTGCCCAAGGTGCTCGTGATGCGTCTCATCACCTGGCCCACGGGGGCGGCGAGCGAGGTAATCCTGACCGCCTCTTACTCCGCCCGCGCTCTTTCGCTCCCACGTCTTCCGCGCAACGCCCGCGTCAGGCTGAGGGGCATCACCTGCACTTCCGCTACCCTGAGATGGTCGGCGGCGCGAGGCTCCCACGCCTACTGCCTGCTGGTGAAGGAGGACAGGAGCGGCAAGACGTGGCGCACACGGCCGCCGCGACAGTGTGGCTGGGAGGCGGCGCTCAAAGAGACGAACTTCGCCGCCAAGTGGTGCAGCGAGCCTACCACGGCGGGCCGCCAAGAGAGGACGCTGCACGCCCTGGCGCCCGGCACCACTTACATCGCCACCGTGCTGTCCCGCCACCCAACCACAGGCCGCGCCCTCTCCTTCACGCCTGCCCGCTTCACTACACTTTCCCCTTGCCCCtccgccgccaacaccaccacaagccccgccgcctccaccactcCATGA